GTGTAGGCGTCGGCGTCGGCTTCCGAGAGCCCGGCGGCCAGGGCATCCCGCCGCACGTCCTCTCGCACCTCCCGGACCAGGTCCGACAGCGTCACCATCGCCGTGAGCTGGCGAGGGGTGAAGAGGTCGCCGTACTTCCTGAGGCCGTAGCCCACGCACCAAACATTGCGAGGATCGTCCACGAGTTCGCCATCGGGCCTCCACACCGGCTCCGCCCGCCTGGCGACTGCCTCATATTCGTCAGCCGCTGGCAGGTAAACCCGCCCGCGGCCGGTGTCCGCCACGATCGCCACCAAGCGCTGACCCAGCCGACCAGCTTGTCCTTCTTTCTTGATGTGGTCGTCCGAGATGGGATCTCCGGTCAGCAGACAGCGAAACTGGGCGCGACCGGTCTTGGTGCCAGCCTTTACCGCCTCCCGGTCCCGCGGTGCACCGGTGCGAACACGGAAGCGCCAGGCATTCCGCGCCCGGTCCACCACCGGCTCGAGCCAGGCCTCGCTTCCCTTCTTGCTGGACAGCCAGAACGTGGTCATGAGCGGCACGTGTGCGCCCCGGGCCGCGGGGTTGGGGCTCGGCACGGTGCGCGCCCAGAGCCAGGCGATGACCGGCAGCTCCTTCCCCACGTAGGGCTTGAGGTGCGGGTGCTCGGCCGCCATCTCGGCCGTCACCTTCACCGGCGGGTACAAGTGCCCGATCCTGTCCCGTGCCCGCTCCAGGATCACCCGTCCGTAGTAGCGGACGTCGGCCGCCAGACCGGCGGCGCCGCGCCAGCCCCTCGTCCCCCCGATCTTCCGCCGGTCCTCCGGGTTCACCGGCGGGTGGTCGCTCCAGCGCGGGACGATCTCGAGATACACCTTGTTCAAGAGCACCGCGACCGGGTTTAGGTCCCCGGCGTACGCCTCGAACCCGAGCCGCGCGGCCTCGAGCGGAATCGAGCCCCCGCCCGCAAAGGGGTCCAGCACGGGGGGCAGCTTCCCGTCGCAGTACTTCAGCATCTCCGCCCGGGCCTCGGCGTAGACCTCGGGGTGCTTGTGGAGCTGCTTCTGCATCATCCGCCGGATGATCCCAAAAAGGCGCTCCCGCTCGGCGGCCTGAGCTTCCTCGGTTGGGAATCGCTCCGGATGGCTGCTCGGGTCATCCACGACAGAAGCAAAGAGTACGGCCCGTGCCACCGGTAGCGGTAACCTCGCCCACCAGTGGTGAATCCCCTTGGGGTGTGCCCCGATCCCCGGCATCTTGTCGTACCCAGAGGCGTCGTTGATTTCTGGAAGCGGCAACGCTACCTCGATCAGTTTTCGCACAGTTTCGTTACTCATTTCGGATCCTTCAGTCTCCGTTCACTGGCGGTGCTCCTCTTGAACGCGCATCCTCTCCACACCTCTTCGGATCCGTGCACATCCCTCCGGCACCGAGTACACCGTCGCAATGGATGCGGCTATCCCACCCAGCGAAGGCCCTTCTAGCACCCCTTCAACTGCCGCAACGATGTCTGCCCCAACCAGAATCGCCCCTCCCAGTGCGGCCCCCCAGCCCTCTCTCCTCGGCCACAAATTGCGAACTCGTTCAAGGCTCAGCTCTCGTTTAAAGCGCCAGATTCTATTGGAGAATATGGTGAACGGATTAGGCATGCGCAAAAGAAGTGCAAAAACGTTGCGGCTTCCTCTCTGTCCCACCTCCGCAATAGCCTCTTGTGGGGACAACCTCCCGCCCACAAGTTCAGCCGTGTCCTCGATAGACACTCCCAGGGACTCGGCCAACCTGAGGATATCGGGGGGCGGCCATTCTCGCTCGGCTCCGTATCCCTCGGGCGTCGCCTGTGCAAGGTGTGCGATAACCTCATGCAGGCCCGACTTTTCCATCGTCTCCTGGATTATTGCAGCGTGCCGGATCGCATCTTCGTATGCCTGCTCTGCACTTCTCGGCAACTCTACAAACACCACCCAGGCTCTCCTGTAGTACGGAAGCCAATACACCCCCCCTTCTTCCAACAACACGAAAGGCATTTCTTTTAGCTCGTCGGGCGGGATCGTCTCCAGTTCTGCCCGAAATACCTCATCTACTACGAGTATCCGCCTTAAGGCCGCTTCTACGCCTCGCGTTGCCGCTACGATATCTTCGGCTTCCACGCGCGACAGCGCATGCCCTAGCAGGTATCCTAGTTCGAATGCTTTCCGATCCATCGGTAGTCTCCTTCTCCAGCCCGTTTACCACAGGCCACCGGTGTACTTTACAGCATGGTCCTGTATGGCCGCATCCAACACAGCGCATCAGCGGAGCAGGATCACGAATTCTCCACGTGTAGTCATCTCGGCTCCTCCGCTCTCGCTAGCAACTCTCGTAAATCGTAATTCACGCTCGTCACCTCGAAGTCCGGCTCTCGGCGGAAGGGGCGGCGGACATAGTGGACTCGGTGACCGCCCCCCTCCAGGAACTCCACAATGGCCAGAATATAATCATCAGGCTTGTTAAGGGCTGTGAGAACCTCATTGCGGGTTACGGTAATGGTATCGGCTCCAGCTACTCGTCCCTTTACCTCAATAAACCGGAGGCGGCCTGTGCGGGGGTCACGGCTTTCGATGTCGTATCCAAGTCGTTCTTGTTCCCTATCTACCGGCTCATAGCCCAGATTGCGTTCTATCTCCATGACAATAGCCCGTGCACGAGCGGCCGAGGCCTGCGTGTCGGCTGGAACCGAGATGGGAATCGTAGCCTGTCCCTTTATTTTAGCCAGCAGCCCCGCCGGCACCACCACGAATCCGCCCATCACCACGGGCGGAAGCGCCGAGATCTGGGCCTCGAGGTCCAACTGTTCCATGCGCTTCTGAAGCCGGGCAGCCAGGTCGTCGGCCCGACGTCGGGCTTCCTGCCAGTTGAGCCGGGCAGCGGGTTTGCCCGCTTGCTCCTGGAGGCGTAGTTCCTCAGCCCGGTGGTCCCAGTAGGCGATCTCCTTGGTGAGCCGGTCCTTCACTGCCGCCCGGGTCTTCTCGATCCACTCCAGCCGACGCCGCCGGACCTCCTCCAGATGCTCGGGGACGATCCGGTTCACAGCGTACGCCTGCGCCCGGCTCTCCAGGTCCCGCGTGATCCACGCGCACTCGGGCCGGGCCAGGATCTCTTCCGGCGAAGGTTCGCCCTCCCGCAGAGGCCGGTAGTCCAGGTAAGGGGCGTAGCCCGCGTGGCGTGCGTTGCCGTCAGCGTCCAGCTCCACGTACAGGAGCCGGCGCGAGATTACACGGCGTTCGCCCGTGCGCGTGGTGCTCGCGTCCTGGATGGCGTGCTCGAGGTAGAAGACCACCCGCGGCCGCTCGCCCGGGTCTCGGTCGTCCACCAGCACCGTCCCGCAGCGCAGGAGGTCCCGGTAGCGCTCCAGGGTTAGGTCGATGACCGCGTCCAGAAGGGGGTGGCCCGGGCAGACGAAAGCGGCCAGGGGCTGCCCGGGCGGAGCGATGAGGTCCTTCTCAAAGGTGATCCGCTCATAGCGGTGGAGGATAGGCTCGCGGGTCCCGATGAGCCGGTCGCGCTGGCGCACCGCCGCCGGCACATGGGTCACCTCGTATCGTCGAGGCTCCCGCTGGCGCACGGTACCACCCAACTGCCGGAACGCTTCAAGGAAGAACGACTCGATGTAGTGCGGCTGGAGCCGGCGGGCCTCGGCCCGTTCCATATCCTCCCGGATGCGACGCAGCCGCTCAGCGTCGATGATCTCGTGCGCCAGAGCGCGCTCCTCGACCAGGTTCTGCACGTGGGCCAAATCCAGCGCCTCGCCGATGGCGCGGTCGAGCCTCGCCTTGACCTCGGGTTGCTCGCCATGTCGGATGGCCTCGATGAGGAGATCACGGAGCGGCCGCCCCTCGAACTGTAGCTTCCCCAAAACGTCAAAAACTTTACCCCCGAGGGCTTTGCGTGCCTCCTCCAACTTCCGTAGCAACGTGTGGTAGACGTCACCCTCCCGCGTCTCGATGGCCACGAGGTTCCACATGTGGCAGGGCTCGGTCTGCCCGATGCGGTGGATCCGGCCGAATCGCTGCTCGAGACGGTTGGGGTTCCAGGGCAGGTCGTAGTTCACCATCAGGTGGGCCCGCTGGAGGTTGATGCCCTCGCCGGCGGCGTCCGTGGCCACCAGGACCTGCACCTCGGGATCGTGCAGGAACGCCTCCTGCGCCTTCGCGCGCTCTTCGCGACCCATGCCGCCGTGGATCGACACGACAGCCCGTGGCCGGCCGAGCAGGGTGGAGATGCGCTCCACCAGGTAGCGGAGGGTATCCCGGTGCTCAGTGAAGATCACCAGCTTCTGGCGGGACGAGGCCACCGGCTTCGGGGGGTCCGCTCCGTCGGCCTGCGCTTCCTTCGCGATGCGCTCTGCGATAGCCGTCGGAGTGAAGAGTTCGCCGAGGAGGTTCGCAAGCTCCCGCCACTTCCGGTCCTCGCCGCTCTGCCGTACGCGCTGTGCCAGGTCCTCTAGCTGCCTGAGGGTGGCGATCTCCGCCCGCAGCTCCTCGATGGTACGGGCTGCGGTGGCCTGGTCGAGGACCTCTTCTTCTTTCTCGGCAACCTCGGTGTCTGGAGCGTCCTCGAGGTCCTCAAGGTCCTCTAGGTCTACCGCAGGGCCAAGGTTCGCTGGTACGGCCACTCTCCCACCGCGCTGGAGCACTTCCACTTCACGTAATCGGCTCTCCAAGCGCTCCCGCCGGCGCCGGAGAGACTGATAAATCGCCTCTGGCGAGGAAGCCAGACGGCGCTGCAGGATGGTCAGGGCGAATCCGACAGTGCCCGCGCGCTTTTCGTCCCCCAGAGCGTCGGCGCGGTTGAACTCCTCCCGCACGTACTCCGTGACTTCTTTGTACAGGCACGCCTCCAGGTCCGATAGACGATAAGGGACAGTATGGGCGAACCGCTCCGGGAAGAGGGGCGAGCCGTCGAACTTGACCAGCTTCTCCTTGACCACCCTTCGCATGAGGTCCGAGACGTCCACCTGGTGCACGCCGTCCCGGAAGCGGCCCTCGAACCGGTCACCGTCCAGCAGAGCCAGGAAAAGCTGAAAGTCCTCCTCCTTGCCGTTATGAGGTGTCGCTGTAAGCAAAAGGAGGTGCCGGGTAAGGCCGGAAAGAAGTTGGCCAAGTTTGTAGCGCTTGGTGTACTTTACCTCTCCCCCAAAGAACGTGGCGGACATTTTGTGGGCTTCGTCTACCACTACCAGATCCCACCGGCACTCCGGAGCCGCCAGCTTCGCCTGCACCGATTCGTTTCGAGCGGCCTTGTCCAGACGTATGATCACCAGGTCGTTTTCCAGGAACCAGTTGCCGGTCCGCGCAGCTTCCAGCTTGTCGTTGGTGGCGATCTCGAAGGGGAGCTGGAAACGCCGGTACAGCTCGTCCTGCCACTGCTCCACCAGACTCCCGGGGCACACCACCAAGCACCGCTGCACGTCGCCCCGGACCAGGAGCTCCTTGATGAGCAGCCCAGCCATGATGGTCTTGCCCGCTCCAGGGTCGTCCGCCAGCAAAAAGCGTAGCGGCTGGCGCGGAAGCATGCTCTCGTAGACCGCAGTGATTTGGTGAGGGAGGGGTTCCAAAAGCGACGTGTGCACCGCGAGCAGAGGATCGAACAGGTAG
This Rhodothermus bifroesti DNA region includes the following protein-coding sequences:
- a CDS encoding helicase-related protein, with protein sequence MKLEDLRPQAIVRGILPDRAVTVVHVQWFGTDALELTYKDPGGRVGNILLYRDDEPRLELVEYGRPWGFDGDGALFRLVSEAQRIRLAYLFDPLLAVHTSLLEPLPHQITAVYESMLPRQPLRFLLADDPGAGKTIMAGLLIKELLVRGDVQRCLVVCPGSLVEQWQDELYRRFQLPFEIATNDKLEAARTGNWFLENDLVIIRLDKAARNESVQAKLAAPECRWDLVVVDEAHKMSATFFGGEVKYTKRYKLGQLLSGLTRHLLLLTATPHNGKEEDFQLFLALLDGDRFEGRFRDGVHQVDVSDLMRRVVKEKLVKFDGSPLFPERFAHTVPYRLSDLEACLYKEVTEYVREEFNRADALGDEKRAGTVGFALTILQRRLASSPEAIYQSLRRRRERLESRLREVEVLQRGGRVAVPANLGPAVDLEDLEDLEDAPDTEVAEKEEEVLDQATAARTIEELRAEIATLRQLEDLAQRVRQSGEDRKWRELANLLGELFTPTAIAERIAKEAQADGADPPKPVASSRQKLVIFTEHRDTLRYLVERISTLLGRPRAVVSIHGGMGREERAKAQEAFLHDPEVQVLVATDAAGEGINLQRAHLMVNYDLPWNPNRLEQRFGRIHRIGQTEPCHMWNLVAIETREGDVYHTLLRKLEEARKALGGKVFDVLGKLQFEGRPLRDLLIEAIRHGEQPEVKARLDRAIGEALDLAHVQNLVEERALAHEIIDAERLRRIREDMERAEARRLQPHYIESFFLEAFRQLGGTVRQREPRRYEVTHVPAAVRQRDRLIGTREPILHRYERITFEKDLIAPPGQPLAAFVCPGHPLLDAVIDLTLERYRDLLRCGTVLVDDRDPGERPRVVFYLEHAIQDASTTRTGERRVISRRLLYVELDADGNARHAGYAPYLDYRPLREGEPSPEEILARPECAWITRDLESRAQAYAVNRIVPEHLEEVRRRRLEWIEKTRAAVKDRLTKEIAYWDHRAEELRLQEQAGKPAARLNWQEARRRADDLAARLQKRMEQLDLEAQISALPPVVMGGFVVVPAGLLAKIKGQATIPISVPADTQASAARARAIVMEIERNLGYEPVDREQERLGYDIESRDPRTGRLRFIEVKGRVAGADTITVTRNEVLTALNKPDDYILAIVEFLEGGGHRVHYVRRPFRREPDFEVTSVNYDLRELLARAEEPR